The following proteins are encoded in a genomic region of Liolophura sinensis isolate JHLJ2023 chromosome 7, CUHK_Ljap_v2, whole genome shotgun sequence:
- the LOC135471482 gene encoding beta-1,3-galactosyltransferase 1-like yields the protein MWMCAIMLGWFGKLLFVCAVVGLNHEGQARRAGEEVEEDGFQELDEEKTKRLSDGKDKHIPAIPRPQESAVPLQFYTAPHNCNPHNYSYIINQPTLCLDHKEVLLLVMIRSIFSHYDRRMAMRETWAMQENFKNLTVKFVFLFAQPADTQIQRALTRESQIFDDIIQEDFEESYSNLTLKTVMAWKWAKTYCPHASFVMVGDDSIIVDTHKLVQYLLSEISLETTKDHFTLCYLFPCCTRAIHGRSKYAVSVKKYPGSAYPAYCSGTAYVVSSDIITKLYLMSLDTPSFMPDDAWTGVLVEKLGLKFKDTFEAYVGISTKDSVMATYLHPSYAHGPIMIGILDYHFAGKEASMMRSLWRTIMQSKDQSIPLGKFPVGLEVTQSPEVQTNNVWMFAILLMFVDVGVIFFIFFMVFWRKRRK from the exons ATGTGGATGTGTGCTATAATGCTGGGTTGGTTTGGTAAACTGCTATTCGTTTGTGCTGTGGTTGGACTTAACCATGAAG GCCAAGCCAGGAGAGCTGGAGAAGAAGTGGAGGAAGATGGTTTTCAGGAACTGGATGAGGAGAAGACAAAGAGACTAAGTGATGGTAAGGACAAGCATATCCCCGCTATACCAAGACCCCAGGAGTCAGCTGTCCCTCTCCAGTTCTACACGGCTCCCCATAACTGTAACCCTCATAACTACAGTTACATCATCAACCAGCCTACTCTGTGCCTGGACCACAAAGAGGTGTTACTGCTGGTCATGATCCGCTCAATCTTCTCTCACTATGACCGCCGCATGGCCATGAGGGAGACCTGGGCCATGCAAGAGAACTTCAAGAATCTCACCGTCAAATTTGTCTTTCTTTTCGCCCAGCCAGCAGACACACAGATCCAAAGGGCACTTACCAGAGAGAGCCAAATTTTCGATGATATTATTCAGGAAGACTTTGAAGAGTCCTACTCAAACTTGACCCTGAAAACTGTCATGGCATGGAAATGGGCCAAAACCTACTGTCCTCATGCCAGTTTTGTCATGGTAGGCGATGACTCTATTATAGTCGACACCCACAAACTTGTCCAGTACTTGCTCTCTGAGATATCCTTGGAGACCACTAAGGATCACTTCACACTGTGTTATCTATTCCCATGCTGCACCAGGGCCATCCACGGTCGTTCTAAATACGCCGTGTCTGTTAAAAAGTACCCCGGTTCAGCGTATCCTGCCTATTGTTCAGGAACAGCTTATGTTGTGTCATCTGACATCATCACTAAACTCTACCTAATGTCCCTTGACACACCTTCTTTTATGCCTGATGATGCCTGGACAGGTGTCCTTGTGGAAAAATTGGGTTTGAAATTCAAGGATACGTTTGAGGCATATGTGGGCATTTCCACCAAGGATTCTGTGATGGCAACATATTTACACCCTTCGTACGCTCACGGCCCAATCATGATAGGAATACTGGACTATCACTTTGCTGGGAAGGAAGCCTCAATGATGCGCTCCCTATGGAGGACGATTATGCAGTCAAAAGACCAATCCATTCCCCTGGGCAAGTTTCCTGTGGGCCTGGAAGTTACACAAAGTCCTGAAGTGCAGACGAACAATGTGTGGATGTTTGCCATCTTACTCATGTTTGTCGACGTAGGGgtgatattttttatattttttatggtGTTCTGGCGAAAGCGACGCAAATGA
- the LOC135471484 gene encoding protein FAM91A1-like isoform X1: MNSDVEYYIKHNYTWAKLPANIKQVVGNAQREYEKAILLFSVKNQLRYKGNLVKTVRKDERRYYEELLQYSQDHLMLYPYHLSDVIVKGLRVTPFSYYISIMSDIMTQEKSYDSLPNFTAADCLRLLGIGRNQYIDLMNQCRSSKKFFRKKPVKELLPTQPVESVSIDSWWLVNIGYITEDDIKMCMIIEKSVIDVIIDSGTQTAGDLDYRVLHSLYRKGLVYLDVPVSDDDCIIVPPLEGFVMNRVLGDYFETLLYKIFVSIDEHTPVSELATVLEIDLQLVKNAVSMFCRLGFAKKKQVESAQEDLHPSWKGAQSSAKKPSRTSEEHMLIDWTSTTLTEMSLHAETSSTSPETSSVEGVIAESSSSSSQIAAPVAGTKRVAFLFDSTLTAFLMMGNLSPGLKSHAVTMFEVGKLSDESLDSFLAELEKVGDDAEGEARRYFDHAITLRDTIRFLRHNKSLCPDPDQLTAGLAIDLIRCESLLGLDPATRARVLNKNYMLLVSMAPLSNEIRPVSSCTPQHIGPAIPEVNSVWFKLYIYHLTGNGPPSVLLVKGTKLRKLPKVLQDCDRLLVTTWGHDPGVIATSNIMLTLNDALTHSAVLIQGHGCHSEDQTVFVPFPLQKDTGPFSRHHLHNHSAVQKLASLLDLKHTCGYITLLNQGRYHPYSGGRQAEYDPFMETPKLSGGSSVSASSENIDKPTNGIKDLMSAEMLASEIDSLDPATVEKESLQERDKLTLNLAETDAKGPLAADGLGEQDWCLLDCFFGVPLFDSDLNKEVCQRISSNSLCTKESLQDLLHSSRKLSLQLLNFISQYQDVPGQAEPSVDKSLSEDLSEVIPYPTQNLVFAKGKLQKWNGQ, translated from the exons GTTGTGGGAAATGCTCAGAGGGAATATGAAAAGGCCATACTACTGTTCAGTGTCAAAAACCAGCTAAGGTACAAGGGGAATCTTG TGAAGACAGTAAGGAAGGATGAACGTCGGTATTATGAGGAGTTGCTGCAATACAGCCAAGATCACCTGATGCTGTACCCATACCACCTGTCAGACGTGATTGTCAAGGGCCTCAGGGTGACGCCCTTCTCCTACTATATCAGCATCATGTCagacataatgacccaggagaagAGCTATGACTCCTTACCCAATTTCACAGCAGCTGACT GCTTACGTCTGCTGGGCATAGGAAGGAATCAGTACATTGACCTGATGAATCAGTGTCGTTCCTCAAAG AAATTCTTCCGTAAGAAACCGGTGAAGGAATTACTTCCAACCCAACCTGTAGAGTCTGTGAGCATTGACAGCTGGTGGCTTGTCAACATAGGGTATATCACAGAAGATGACATCAAG ATGTGTATGATAATTGAGAAAAGTGTCATTGATGTCATCATAGACAGTGGAACACAGACAGCTGGTGATCTGGATTACAGGGTTCTCCACA GTTTGTACAGGAAAGGTCTGGTCTACTTGGACGTCCCAGTCTCAGATGATGATTGCATAATAG TTCCTCCACTGGAAGGCTTTGTAATGAACAGAGTACTGGGAGATTACTTTGAAACATTattgtacaaaatatttgtgtCCATTGATGAACACACTCCAGTCAGTGAG ctgGCAACTGTTCTTGAAATTGACCTACAACTAGTCAAG AATGCTGTTTCGATGTTCTGCCGCTTGGGATTTGCCAAAAAGAAACAAGTGGAGTCAGCTCAGGAAGATCTTCACCCTTCATGGAAAGGTGCTCAGTCATCAGCCAAAAA ACCATCAAGGACAAGTGAGGAGCACATGCTGATAGACTGGACAAGTACCACGCTGACAGAGATGTCCCTCCATGCTGAGACTAGCAGCACTTCACCAGAGACCAGCAGTGTGGAGGGGGTCATAG CAGAGTCCAGCAGCTCTTCTAGTCAGATAGCAGCACCAGTGGCAGGCACAAAAAGAGTGGCGTTTCTCTTCGACTCCACACTCACAGCATTCCTCATGATGGGCAATTTGTCACCG GGACTGAAGAGCCATGCAGTAACAATGTTTGAGGTGGGAAAACTCAGTGATGAGTCTTTAGACAGTTTTTTGGCAGAGTTGGAGAAG GTAGGTGATGATGCAGAGGGTGAGGCTCGCAGGTATTTTGATCATGCTATCACACTGAGGGACACCATCAGGTTTTTGCGTCACAACAAGAGCTTATGTCCTGACCCAGATCAGCTGACCGCGGGCCTGGCTATTGACCTGATTCGCTGTGAAAGTCTCCTCGGTTTGGACCCAGCCACGAGAGCCAGAGTGCTCAACAAAAACTATAT GCTGCTGGTATCCATGGCACCCCTCAGCAATGAGATTAGACCAGTTAGTAGCTGTACTCCCCAGCATATAGGACCAGCCATACCAGAG GTGAATTCAGTGTGGTTTAAACTGTACATTTACCACCTGACTGGAAATGGTCCTCCCTCAGTGTTGCTTGTAAAAGGCACCAAACTGCGAAAGTTACccaaagtactgcag GACTGTGACCGTCTACTGGTGACAACATGGGGCCATGATCCAGGTGTGATAGCCACCTCTAACATCATGTTAACATTGAATGATGCCCTGACACACTCAGCTGTTTTAATACAG GGTCATGGCTGCCATTCAGAGGACCAAACTGTGTTTGTACCATTCCCGCTGCAGAAGGACACAG gtCCATTTTCAAGACATCATTTACATAATCATTCCGCAGTACAGAAACTTGCCTCTCTCCTTGACTTGAAACATACCTGTGGTTACATCACTCTGCTGAATCAGGGAAGGTATCACCCTTACTCTGGAGGGAGACAAGCTGAATATGATCCATTCATGGAGACTCCAAAACTCAGTGGGGGATCGTCTGTCAGTGCAAGCTCTGAAAACATTGACAAACCAACAAATGGCATAAAAGACTTAATGTCTGCAGAAATGCTGGCTTCTGAAATAGATTCTTTAGATCCTGCTACTGTGGAAAAGGAATCTCTCCAGGAAAGGGACAAATTGACATTAAATCTGGCAGAGACAGATGCTAAGGGTCCGTTAGCAGCTGATGGATTAGGAGAACAAGACTGGTGTCTGCTTGACTGCTTTTTTGGAGTTCCACTATTTGACTCTGATTTGAACAAGGAAGTCTGTCAGCGAATATCCTCAAACAGTCTGTGCACAAAAGAAAG CTTGCAAGATTTACTCCACTCCAGTCGGAAGTTGTCTTTACAACTCTTGAACTTCATTTCTCAGTACCAG GATGTTCCGGGTCAAGCTGAGCCCTCAGTAGACAAATCTCTATCTGAAGACCTCTCTGAAGTCATCCCCTACCCCACACAAAACTTGGTATTTGCCAAGGGGAAACTTCAAAAGTGGAATGGCCAGTGA
- the LOC135471484 gene encoding protein FAM91A1-like isoform X2, which produces MNSDVEYYIKHNYTWAKLPANIKQVVGNAQREYEKAILLFSVKNQLRYKGNLVKTVRKDERRYYEELLQYSQDHLMLYPYHLSDVIVKGLRVTPFSYYISIMSDIMTQEKSYDSLPNFTAADCLRLLGIGRNQYIDLMNQCRSSKKFFRKKPVKELLPTQPVESVSIDSWWLVNIGYITEDDIKMCMIIEKSVIDVIIDSGTQTAGDLDYRVLHSLYRKGLVYLDVPVSDDDCIIVPPLEGFVMNRVLGDYFETLLYKIFVSIDEHTPVSELATVLEIDLQLVKNAVSMFCRLGFAKKKQVESAQEDLHPSWKGAQSSAKKPSRTSEEHMLIDWTSTTLTEMSLHAETSSTSPETSSVEGVIESSSSSSQIAAPVAGTKRVAFLFDSTLTAFLMMGNLSPGLKSHAVTMFEVGKLSDESLDSFLAELEKVGDDAEGEARRYFDHAITLRDTIRFLRHNKSLCPDPDQLTAGLAIDLIRCESLLGLDPATRARVLNKNYMLLVSMAPLSNEIRPVSSCTPQHIGPAIPEVNSVWFKLYIYHLTGNGPPSVLLVKGTKLRKLPKVLQDCDRLLVTTWGHDPGVIATSNIMLTLNDALTHSAVLIQGHGCHSEDQTVFVPFPLQKDTGPFSRHHLHNHSAVQKLASLLDLKHTCGYITLLNQGRYHPYSGGRQAEYDPFMETPKLSGGSSVSASSENIDKPTNGIKDLMSAEMLASEIDSLDPATVEKESLQERDKLTLNLAETDAKGPLAADGLGEQDWCLLDCFFGVPLFDSDLNKEVCQRISSNSLCTKESLQDLLHSSRKLSLQLLNFISQYQDVPGQAEPSVDKSLSEDLSEVIPYPTQNLVFAKGKLQKWNGQ; this is translated from the exons GTTGTGGGAAATGCTCAGAGGGAATATGAAAAGGCCATACTACTGTTCAGTGTCAAAAACCAGCTAAGGTACAAGGGGAATCTTG TGAAGACAGTAAGGAAGGATGAACGTCGGTATTATGAGGAGTTGCTGCAATACAGCCAAGATCACCTGATGCTGTACCCATACCACCTGTCAGACGTGATTGTCAAGGGCCTCAGGGTGACGCCCTTCTCCTACTATATCAGCATCATGTCagacataatgacccaggagaagAGCTATGACTCCTTACCCAATTTCACAGCAGCTGACT GCTTACGTCTGCTGGGCATAGGAAGGAATCAGTACATTGACCTGATGAATCAGTGTCGTTCCTCAAAG AAATTCTTCCGTAAGAAACCGGTGAAGGAATTACTTCCAACCCAACCTGTAGAGTCTGTGAGCATTGACAGCTGGTGGCTTGTCAACATAGGGTATATCACAGAAGATGACATCAAG ATGTGTATGATAATTGAGAAAAGTGTCATTGATGTCATCATAGACAGTGGAACACAGACAGCTGGTGATCTGGATTACAGGGTTCTCCACA GTTTGTACAGGAAAGGTCTGGTCTACTTGGACGTCCCAGTCTCAGATGATGATTGCATAATAG TTCCTCCACTGGAAGGCTTTGTAATGAACAGAGTACTGGGAGATTACTTTGAAACATTattgtacaaaatatttgtgtCCATTGATGAACACACTCCAGTCAGTGAG ctgGCAACTGTTCTTGAAATTGACCTACAACTAGTCAAG AATGCTGTTTCGATGTTCTGCCGCTTGGGATTTGCCAAAAAGAAACAAGTGGAGTCAGCTCAGGAAGATCTTCACCCTTCATGGAAAGGTGCTCAGTCATCAGCCAAAAA ACCATCAAGGACAAGTGAGGAGCACATGCTGATAGACTGGACAAGTACCACGCTGACAGAGATGTCCCTCCATGCTGAGACTAGCAGCACTTCACCAGAGACCAGCAGTGTGGAGGGGGTCATAG AGTCCAGCAGCTCTTCTAGTCAGATAGCAGCACCAGTGGCAGGCACAAAAAGAGTGGCGTTTCTCTTCGACTCCACACTCACAGCATTCCTCATGATGGGCAATTTGTCACCG GGACTGAAGAGCCATGCAGTAACAATGTTTGAGGTGGGAAAACTCAGTGATGAGTCTTTAGACAGTTTTTTGGCAGAGTTGGAGAAG GTAGGTGATGATGCAGAGGGTGAGGCTCGCAGGTATTTTGATCATGCTATCACACTGAGGGACACCATCAGGTTTTTGCGTCACAACAAGAGCTTATGTCCTGACCCAGATCAGCTGACCGCGGGCCTGGCTATTGACCTGATTCGCTGTGAAAGTCTCCTCGGTTTGGACCCAGCCACGAGAGCCAGAGTGCTCAACAAAAACTATAT GCTGCTGGTATCCATGGCACCCCTCAGCAATGAGATTAGACCAGTTAGTAGCTGTACTCCCCAGCATATAGGACCAGCCATACCAGAG GTGAATTCAGTGTGGTTTAAACTGTACATTTACCACCTGACTGGAAATGGTCCTCCCTCAGTGTTGCTTGTAAAAGGCACCAAACTGCGAAAGTTACccaaagtactgcag GACTGTGACCGTCTACTGGTGACAACATGGGGCCATGATCCAGGTGTGATAGCCACCTCTAACATCATGTTAACATTGAATGATGCCCTGACACACTCAGCTGTTTTAATACAG GGTCATGGCTGCCATTCAGAGGACCAAACTGTGTTTGTACCATTCCCGCTGCAGAAGGACACAG gtCCATTTTCAAGACATCATTTACATAATCATTCCGCAGTACAGAAACTTGCCTCTCTCCTTGACTTGAAACATACCTGTGGTTACATCACTCTGCTGAATCAGGGAAGGTATCACCCTTACTCTGGAGGGAGACAAGCTGAATATGATCCATTCATGGAGACTCCAAAACTCAGTGGGGGATCGTCTGTCAGTGCAAGCTCTGAAAACATTGACAAACCAACAAATGGCATAAAAGACTTAATGTCTGCAGAAATGCTGGCTTCTGAAATAGATTCTTTAGATCCTGCTACTGTGGAAAAGGAATCTCTCCAGGAAAGGGACAAATTGACATTAAATCTGGCAGAGACAGATGCTAAGGGTCCGTTAGCAGCTGATGGATTAGGAGAACAAGACTGGTGTCTGCTTGACTGCTTTTTTGGAGTTCCACTATTTGACTCTGATTTGAACAAGGAAGTCTGTCAGCGAATATCCTCAAACAGTCTGTGCACAAAAGAAAG CTTGCAAGATTTACTCCACTCCAGTCGGAAGTTGTCTTTACAACTCTTGAACTTCATTTCTCAGTACCAG GATGTTCCGGGTCAAGCTGAGCCCTCAGTAGACAAATCTCTATCTGAAGACCTCTCTGAAGTCATCCCCTACCCCACACAAAACTTGGTATTTGCCAAGGGGAAACTTCAAAAGTGGAATGGCCAGTGA